The Edaphobacter flagellatus sequence ATCGAACTCGTCGTCCACTTCGCCAACCACCTGCTCCAGTATGTCTTCCGCCGTCACGATCCCAGCCGTTGATCCGAACTCATCGACCACAATCGCAATCTGACGGCGATGCAGCTGGAACTCCTGCAACAAATCAATAGCCAGCTTCGTCTCAGGCACCACCGTCGGAGGCCGCATAATGGCTCGCAATGTCAACCCCGACTGCCCTCTGCCCCCAAGCGCCAGGGCAACCGAACGCAGATGCATAAAGCGCGAAACATCCTTCGAATAAACAATGCCCACAATATTGTCGATGCCAGAGCCCTTGGCCGCTGGATCGTAAACCGGGATACGCGAGTGTTGTTCTTCGACGATCTTGGCACTGGCCTGTTCAATCAGCATGTCCGCCGGCAGAGAAAATATCTTGCCGCGCGGCGTCATAATCTCACGCACCACAACGTGGTTCAGCTCAATGGCGCGATGGATAATCTCCTCCTGAAACACAGGAAGCAGCCCCATGCGACGCGTCGCCGTGGCAATCAGCTTCAGCTCCTCCGGAGAATGCACTGCCCCTTCGCCATGCAATGGCGCACGAAACAGTTTGAGCACAATGGTCGCCGAGCCATTCATCAACCTGACGACCGGCCGCGTAATACGAATGAAGACGTCCATCGGCCCCGAGACCGCCAGCGCAATCCGCTCTGCTCGCTGTAACGCAAGCGACTTCGGCACCAGCTCACCCAGCAGCACCTCGAAGTAGGTAATCAAGGCAAAGGCAAGAACCACAGCGATCGTGTGCGCATAGACTTCCGCATGGGCAGGCAGACGATGCATCGCTCCTGCCGCAAAGCGAAGAATCATCTCCGCAACCGCGGGCTCGCCAATCCAACCCAGCGCCAGGGAAGCCAGCGTGACGCCAAGCTGCACTGCAGGTAGAAACTCATCGATAGAATGCTTCAGCTTGAGCGCCGTCTGCGCTCCCGGACGCCCCAGCGTGATCAACTGCTGAATACGTGTCTCACGCACGCTGACCAGAGCAAACTCAGCCGCGACAAAGAAGCTGCTGGCCAGGATAAAGAAGGCCACCAGAATGACGCGGAAGAGTATCCATTCAAGCATTTACAGTCAGTGTAACGGCTATGGGCCACACGGTTTACTCCTTATCCGCGATAGCCCAATCCTTAAAAGAAATTGGCCCGGCATCTAGCCGGGCCAGCTTTCCTTGGCAACATTTGCTCTTACGCAAGAACCTTGGTGATCGACTTATCGATCGTGTCCTTGGGGACATACCCAACAATCTGCTCAGCAACCTTGCCG is a genomic window containing:
- a CDS encoding hemolysin family protein; this encodes MLEWILFRVILVAFFILASSFFVAAEFALVSVRETRIQQLITLGRPGAQTALKLKHSIDEFLPAVQLGVTLASLALGWIGEPAVAEMILRFAAGAMHRLPAHAEVYAHTIAVVLAFALITYFEVLLGELVPKSLALQRAERIALAVSGPMDVFIRITRPVVRLMNGSATIVLKLFRAPLHGEGAVHSPEELKLIATATRRMGLLPVFQEEIIHRAIELNHVVVREIMTPRGKIFSLPADMLIEQASAKIVEEQHSRIPVYDPAAKGSGIDNIVGIVYSKDVSRFMHLRSVALALGGRGQSGLTLRAIMRPPTVVPETKLAIDLLQEFQLHRRQIAIVVDEFGSTAGIVTAEDILEQVVGEVDDEFDVTRSALPSATGVMSLDGSTSLRDLRTQLHWQFPREAAVETLAGFLLTQLGHIPSNGESVEYDGRRFTIAEMAGHRINRINVEPVASPIDYAPYEEESREATQ